Genomic segment of bacterium:
ACTCGAGGCGGTACTTGTCATAGCGGACGACTCGCAGATCGGACTCTCCGAAAACCGTGCCAGCGAACTCGACCGTCCCCCCCTCGCCGGTCACCGTGACGCCGACCAGGTGCGGGTACTCACCGGCTTGCCGATGTGTGACCTGCACCACCGCGATACCGCGCCCCTCCGCCAGCTTCTCGGCGTTGACGAAGTTGACCGCCTCGCCGAGAAACGGGCTCAGCGCGCCACGCACCGCAGCGATCGAGACCGGCGTGTGGAGTTCTTCATCCACTCCCCAGAGGTCGACCTGAAGCTTCTTGAGGCTGCCTCCCAGCAGCGAGCTGGCCAGACGCCCGAGCTGCTCGCTCAGCCGCAGATAGGACTCGCCGCCGGGCCCGGCGGCGCGGAACGGCAGGTTGACGGCAGTCACGGAAAGCGAACCGTCGAGTGCGGCCAGAACCATGCGGGCGGTCTGGGTCGCCACTCGCTCCTGGGCCTCGCGAGTCTGAGCACCGATATGGGGTGTGCCGACCACCTTCGGGTGATCGATCAGACTCCGATCCTCGGGCGGCTCGACCTCGAAGACGTCCAGCGCGGCACCCGCCAGATGCCCCGACTCGAGGGCTTCGAGCAGAGCCTTGTCGTCGACGATGCCACCGCGAGCACAGTTGACCAGGATCGAGCCCTGCTTCATCTGGGCGATTCGCGCTGCCGAGATCAGATCCCGGGTCTCGTCGGTGAGCGGCATATGCAAGGTAACCACATCGGCGCGCCCCAGAACGGCCTCCAGGGTATCCATCTCGATGTCCAAGCGCTTGGCGGCCGAAGGATCCAGATACGGGTCGTAGGCCACGATTGTCATGCCGAAGGCCCGTGCGCGGTGAGCAACGGCCTGACCGATACGCCCGAGGCCGACGACCCCCAGCGTCTTGCCGTCCAGCTCGCGACCGAGGAACCGCTTGCGGTCCCACTCGCCTGCGCGCAGGGAACGATCGGCGGCCGGCACGTTGCGGGCCAGCGCCAGGAGCAGAGCGAAAGTGTGCTCGGTTGCGGAGACCAGGTTCGCCGTCGGCGCGTTGACCACCAAGATGCCGAGATCCGTCGCCGCGGCGATGTCGACGTTGTCGACGCCGATCCCGGCGCGGCC
This window contains:
- the serA gene encoding phosphoglycerate dehydrogenase, producing the protein MHRILLCDPLDPSGLEIFREAGAQLRQLGDDEREKLPEIVEDFDAIVVRSRTKVTAELLRRGRKLKVVGRAGIGVDNVDIAAATDLGILVVNAPTANLVSATEHTFALLLALARNVPAADRSLRAGEWDRKRFLGRELDGKTLGVVGLGRIGQAVAHRARAFGMTIVAYDPYLDPSAAKRLDIEMDTLEAVLGRADVVTLHMPLTDETRDLISAARIAQMKQGSILVNCARGGIVDDKALLEALESGHLAGAALDVFEVEPPEDRSLIDHPKVVGTPHIGAQTREAQERVATQTARMVLAALDGSLSVTAVNLPFRAAGPGGESYLRLSEQLGRLASSLLGGSLKKLQVDLWGVDEELHTPVSIAAVRGALSPFLGEAVNFVNAEKLAEGRGIAVVQVTHRQAGEYPHLVGVTVTGEGGTVEFAGTVFGESDLRVVRYDKYRLEFRPEGRLLLLSNRDVPGVVGRLGSLLGEAGINIADIHLARGSAEGEGDVDAVAVLRLDQRPEETVLDGLRNLPEVSQAQLVELG